The following proteins are co-located in the Planococcus plakortidis genome:
- the hemW gene encoding radical SAM family heme chaperone HemW: MVKGMYIHIPFCHQICFYCDFNKVFFKDQPVDAYIESIGKELALWKQEGALEEPLKTVFLGGGTPTALTPVQLERLLELIHQYVPMAKNVEWSSEANPDELTRDKMEVLYKGGVNRLSMGVQTFDQDLLKRLGRTHANEDVLRAVETAREIGFSNISFDLMYGLPGQTMAQWDETLERAFAFDMPHFSAYSLIIEPKTVFYNLMVKGKLNTVTEDLEGDMYERLMDEMAKQGLHQYEISNFAKPGHESRHNLLYWDNEEYIGVGAGAHGYVNGVRYSNHGPLKKYMEPLESGERPVLDSTQVSIKAKMEEEMFLGLRKTTGVDIAHFQEKFGAPLEKVYGEILRNEKAKGNLAVEQGRVKLTHKGRFVGNEVFEQFLLS; this comes from the coding sequence ATGGTAAAAGGCATGTATATCCATATCCCGTTCTGCCACCAGATTTGTTTTTACTGCGATTTCAATAAAGTGTTTTTCAAAGACCAACCGGTGGATGCCTACATCGAATCGATTGGCAAGGAACTGGCGCTGTGGAAGCAAGAGGGCGCGCTGGAGGAGCCGCTTAAGACGGTCTTTCTCGGCGGTGGGACACCGACAGCCTTGACGCCCGTACAATTGGAACGTTTGCTAGAGTTAATCCACCAATACGTTCCGATGGCCAAAAATGTGGAATGGAGTTCAGAGGCGAATCCGGATGAATTGACGCGCGACAAGATGGAAGTGTTATATAAAGGCGGCGTCAACCGGCTCAGCATGGGCGTCCAGACCTTCGACCAGGATTTGTTGAAGCGGCTCGGCCGCACGCATGCCAATGAGGATGTCTTGCGCGCCGTGGAAACTGCCCGGGAAATCGGCTTTAGTAATATCAGTTTTGACTTGATGTACGGGCTCCCGGGACAGACGATGGCGCAATGGGACGAAACGCTCGAGCGCGCATTCGCATTCGACATGCCGCATTTCTCGGCCTACTCACTGATCATCGAACCGAAAACGGTGTTTTATAATTTGATGGTCAAGGGTAAGCTCAATACGGTGACGGAAGACCTCGAAGGCGATATGTACGAGCGCCTCATGGATGAAATGGCAAAGCAGGGCTTGCATCAATATGAAATCTCCAATTTCGCGAAGCCTGGCCATGAATCCCGCCACAATCTGTTGTACTGGGATAATGAAGAATACATTGGCGTCGGCGCCGGCGCTCACGGCTACGTAAACGGCGTGCGCTATTCCAATCACGGCCCATTGAAAAAATACATGGAGCCATTGGAATCGGGGGAACGGCCGGTGCTTGATTCGACACAAGTGAGCATCAAGGCGAAGATGGAAGAAGAAATGTTCCTCGGCCTTCGCAAAACGACAGGTGTCGACATCGCCCATTTTCAAGAGAAATTTGGCGCCCCGCTGGAAAAAGTGTATGGCGAGATTCTCCGGAACGAAAAGGCGAAAGGCAATTTGGCGGTCGAACAGGGCCGTGTCAAATTGACGCATAAAGGCCGATTCGTCGGCAATGAAGTTTTCGAGCAATTTTTGCTTTCGTAG
- the hrcA gene encoding heat-inducible transcriptional repressor HrcA: MLTERQLLILKVTVDDYIQSAQPVGSNQLAKKPGITSSSATIRNELAELEGQGYLEKTHTSSGRIPSQKGYRYYVDHLLTPNPVPQQDIVQLRSVFEEKVTETEEIIKRSAGILSELTNYTSILLGPDIRKHVVKKLSIVPLSPGMAVAIIVTDSGHVENRVFSIPPDLDPSDIEKMVNILNERLIGVSLHDLHKRLEQETLVLLRQHIERYGELFRTFQQALLLPRADNVYYGGKLNILKQPDFHDIQKIRELMDVMEEGKHIPEILPIGAQGLQIRIGSENALAAMEDCSVITVSYDIGDEQMGSIAIVGPKRMDYRRIVSLLDYVSGDLSKELTRLFQGK, encoded by the coding sequence ATGTTAACAGAACGGCAGCTGCTCATTTTGAAAGTGACAGTCGATGATTACATCCAATCAGCGCAGCCGGTAGGATCGAACCAACTAGCTAAAAAGCCGGGCATCACTTCCAGTTCGGCGACCATTCGCAATGAATTGGCTGAGCTCGAAGGCCAGGGCTACCTCGAAAAGACTCACACATCCTCGGGGCGGATTCCGTCTCAAAAAGGCTACCGCTATTATGTGGACCATTTGCTGACGCCGAATCCTGTGCCGCAACAGGACATTGTCCAGCTTCGTTCGGTTTTCGAGGAAAAGGTGACCGAAACCGAGGAAATCATCAAACGTTCGGCTGGCATCCTGTCCGAATTGACGAATTATACGTCGATTCTGCTCGGGCCGGATATCCGCAAACACGTCGTCAAGAAATTGTCGATCGTGCCCCTGTCCCCGGGAATGGCGGTGGCAATCATCGTCACCGACTCGGGCCATGTAGAAAATCGGGTATTCTCCATCCCGCCGGATCTGGACCCATCCGACATCGAAAAGATGGTCAATATCTTGAACGAGCGGCTCATCGGCGTCTCGCTGCACGATTTGCACAAACGCCTCGAGCAGGAAACGCTCGTTCTCTTGCGCCAGCACATCGAGCGCTACGGGGAATTGTTCCGTACGTTCCAGCAGGCATTGCTGCTTCCGCGCGCAGATAATGTGTATTATGGAGGCAAGCTGAACATTTTGAAGCAGCCTGATTTCCACGATATCCAAAAAATCCGTGAATTGATGGACGTGATGGAAGAAGGGAAGCACATTCCTGAGATCCTGCCGATCGGCGCTCAAGGGCTCCAAATCCGCATCGGCTCGGAGAATGCGCTGGCGGCCATGGAAGATTGCTCGGTCATCACGGTATCCTATGATATCGGAGATGAGCAGATGGGCTCCATCGCAATTGTCGGGCCGAAAAGAATGGATTACCGCCGAATCGTCTCGCTGCTGGATTATGTGAGCGGCGATTTGTCGAAAGAGCTGACACGGCTGTTTCAAGGAAAGTGA
- the grpE gene encoding nucleotide exchange factor GrpE: MSNEKETIKQQDLEQEKAQTEAQEAVEETAATTEGTEPGTVESAEQAQAEEPVDETAELQAQLEEEQNKYLRLLADYDNFKRRTKKDQELARAFRSQSLLTDLLPVLDNFDRALAVEAKSEESASLLKGLEMVKKSLVDAVTAEGLEEVKAVGEPFDPHVHQAVIQENDPDSEPGTVLQELQKGYTLNGRVLRPAMVKVNE, from the coding sequence TTGTCGAATGAAAAAGAAACGATCAAACAACAAGACCTAGAGCAGGAAAAGGCGCAAACCGAGGCGCAGGAAGCTGTTGAAGAAACAGCGGCAACCACCGAAGGGACCGAGCCGGGAACTGTCGAATCGGCTGAACAGGCACAAGCTGAAGAACCTGTGGATGAAACGGCCGAGCTTCAAGCCCAGCTTGAAGAAGAGCAGAATAAATACTTGCGCCTATTGGCAGATTATGACAACTTCAAGCGCCGCACGAAAAAAGATCAGGAATTGGCAAGGGCTTTCCGTTCGCAATCATTATTGACGGATCTCTTGCCGGTCTTGGATAATTTCGACCGCGCGCTCGCTGTTGAAGCGAAAAGTGAAGAATCCGCTTCACTCTTGAAGGGCCTCGAAATGGTCAAGAAATCCTTGGTCGATGCTGTGACAGCCGAAGGTTTGGAAGAGGTAAAGGCGGTCGGTGAACCGTTCGATCCTCATGTCCACCAGGCGGTCATCCAGGAAAACGACCCTGACAGTGAACCGGGAACGGTGTTACAGGAGCTTCAGAAAGGGTATACCCTGAATGGCAGAGTGCTGCGCCCGGCAATGGTCAAAGTGAACGAATAA
- the dnaK gene encoding molecular chaperone DnaK — MSKIIGIDLGTTNSAVAVLEGGEPKIIPNPEGNRTTPSVVSFKNGERQVGEVAKRQSITNPNTIQSVKRLMGTQEKVTAEGKEYTPQEVSAMILQYIKGYAEDYLGEKVTKAVITVPAYFNDAERQATKDAGRIAGLEVERIINEPTAAALAYGLDKMEKDETVLVYDLGGGTFDVSILELGDGVFEVKSTAGDNRLGGDDFDKLIIDYLVQEFKKENGIDLSKDKMATQRLKDAAEKAKKDLSGVTTTQISLPFITAGEAGPLHMEMSLSRAKFDELTSSLVERTMGPTRQALKDAGVSASELDRVILVGGSTRIPAVQEAVKKETGKDPHKGVNPDEVVAMGAAVQGGVLTGDVQDVVLLDVTPLSLGIETMGGVFTKLIERNTTIPTSKSQTFSTAADNQPAVDIHVLQGERPMAADNKTLGRFQLADIPPAPRGVPQIEVSFDIDKNGIVSVKAKDLGTQKEQTITIQSSTTLTDDEIDRMVKEAEENAEADAKRKEEVELRNEADQAVFTTDKTIEDLGEAVSEDEKKQAEAARDELKTALEGTDIEDIRTKKDKLQELLQGFAMKAYEQAAQNQQGAEGEAQQGNDDGVVDADFEEVNDDKDK, encoded by the coding sequence ATGAGCAAAATTATCGGAATTGACTTAGGTACAACAAACTCAGCAGTCGCAGTCCTAGAAGGCGGCGAGCCGAAAATCATCCCGAACCCGGAAGGCAACCGCACGACACCATCCGTCGTATCGTTCAAAAACGGCGAACGTCAAGTCGGTGAAGTAGCGAAACGCCAATCCATCACGAACCCGAACACGATCCAATCCGTCAAACGCTTGATGGGCACACAGGAAAAAGTGACGGCTGAAGGCAAAGAATACACGCCTCAGGAAGTTTCAGCGATGATCCTTCAATACATCAAGGGCTATGCGGAAGACTATCTTGGCGAGAAAGTAACAAAAGCTGTCATCACGGTACCGGCATACTTCAACGATGCCGAACGCCAAGCGACTAAAGACGCTGGCCGCATCGCAGGCCTCGAAGTGGAACGCATCATCAACGAGCCGACAGCGGCAGCTCTTGCCTACGGTCTCGATAAAATGGAAAAAGACGAAACAGTCTTGGTCTATGACCTTGGCGGCGGTACATTCGACGTATCCATCCTAGAACTTGGCGACGGCGTGTTCGAAGTAAAATCGACTGCCGGCGACAACCGCCTGGGCGGCGATGATTTCGATAAGCTGATCATCGACTACCTGGTACAGGAATTCAAGAAAGAAAATGGCATCGACTTGTCGAAAGACAAAATGGCGACACAGCGCCTGAAAGATGCAGCGGAAAAAGCGAAGAAAGATTTGTCAGGCGTAACGACCACTCAAATCTCGTTGCCATTCATCACAGCCGGTGAAGCAGGCCCGCTCCACATGGAAATGAGCCTGTCCCGCGCGAAATTCGACGAGTTGACGTCTTCTCTAGTCGAACGCACGATGGGGCCGACTCGCCAAGCCTTGAAAGATGCAGGCGTTTCCGCATCAGAACTTGACCGCGTCATCCTGGTCGGTGGATCTACACGTATCCCGGCTGTCCAAGAGGCTGTCAAAAAAGAAACAGGCAAAGACCCGCATAAAGGCGTTAACCCGGACGAAGTTGTCGCAATGGGCGCAGCTGTTCAAGGCGGCGTATTGACTGGCGACGTACAAGACGTAGTATTGCTTGACGTTACACCACTATCTCTTGGTATCGAAACAATGGGCGGCGTGTTCACGAAATTAATCGAACGCAACACGACGATCCCGACATCTAAATCCCAAACATTCTCTACTGCAGCGGATAACCAGCCGGCAGTCGATATTCACGTCCTGCAAGGTGAACGCCCGATGGCAGCCGACAACAAAACGCTCGGACGCTTCCAATTGGCGGATATCCCGCCAGCACCGCGCGGCGTACCGCAAATCGAAGTCAGCTTCGACATCGATAAGAACGGTATCGTCAGCGTAAAAGCGAAGGACCTTGGCACGCAAAAAGAACAAACGATCACGATCCAGTCCAGCACGACGCTTACGGACGATGAAATCGACCGCATGGTAAAAGAAGCGGAAGAAAATGCGGAAGCGGATGCGAAGCGCAAAGAAGAAGTCGAGCTTCGCAACGAAGCGGACCAGGCAGTATTTACAACAGATAAAACGATCGAAGACCTTGGCGAAGCCGTTTCTGAAGATGAGAAGAAACAAGCTGAAGCCGCGCGCGATGAACTGAAAACAGCGCTAGAAGGCACGGACATCGAAGATATCCGCACGAAGAAAGATAAACTGCAGGAGCTTCTCCAAGGTTTCGCCATGAAAGCTTACGAGCAAGCAGCGCAGAACCAGCAAGGCGCTGAAGGCGAAGCACAGCAAGGAAACGATGACGGAGTTGTCGATGCCGACTTCGAAGAAGTGAACGACGACAAAGACAAGTAA
- the dnaJ gene encoding molecular chaperone DnaJ — MNKRDYYEVLGVSKDASKEEIKKAYRKLSKKYHPDINKEADASEKFQEVKEAYEVLSDDQKRAQYDQFGHQDPNQGFGGGFGGAEGFGFDDIFSTFFGGGTRRRDPNAPRKGDDLQYSMTIDFLDAVFGQETEIEIPKDETCETCDGSGAKPGTSKKTCPYCEGTGQLNVAQDTPFGRMVNRRACHHCEGTGQIIEEKCTTCRGAGKVRKMKKIKVTVPAGVDDGQQLRVSGQGGPGFNGGPAGDLYVLFRVKPHKQFERDGDDIHLELPITYPQAALGDEIEVPTVSGKVKLKIPAGTQNGARFRLRGKGVQNVHGYGVGDQHITIKVKVPTKLNEKQKQLLREFAEISGDIPEEQSSSLFDKIKRTIKGD; from the coding sequence ATGAACAAGCGAGATTATTATGAAGTCCTTGGCGTTTCCAAGGATGCTTCGAAAGAGGAAATCAAGAAAGCCTACCGGAAGCTTTCCAAAAAATATCACCCGGACATCAATAAGGAAGCCGATGCTTCTGAAAAATTCCAGGAAGTCAAGGAAGCCTATGAAGTGTTGAGCGATGACCAAAAACGCGCACAATATGACCAATTCGGCCACCAGGATCCGAACCAAGGATTTGGAGGAGGCTTTGGCGGTGCGGAAGGCTTCGGCTTTGATGATATTTTCAGTACCTTCTTTGGCGGGGGCACGCGCCGCCGCGACCCGAATGCCCCTCGAAAAGGCGATGATCTTCAATATTCGATGACCATCGATTTTCTGGATGCCGTATTCGGCCAGGAGACGGAAATTGAAATCCCGAAAGACGAAACATGCGAAACTTGCGACGGTTCAGGAGCGAAGCCCGGAACGAGCAAGAAGACGTGCCCGTATTGTGAAGGTACCGGCCAGTTGAATGTCGCGCAAGATACGCCATTCGGCCGCATGGTCAACCGCCGCGCCTGCCATCACTGCGAAGGCACCGGCCAGATCATCGAAGAAAAATGCACGACATGCCGCGGTGCAGGCAAAGTAAGAAAAATGAAGAAAATCAAAGTCACAGTACCAGCGGGCGTCGATGACGGGCAGCAATTGCGCGTTTCCGGACAAGGCGGCCCGGGCTTCAACGGGGGCCCTGCCGGCGATCTTTATGTACTGTTCCGCGTCAAGCCACATAAGCAATTCGAACGTGACGGCGATGACATCCATCTGGAATTGCCGATCACTTACCCGCAAGCGGCCCTCGGGGATGAAATTGAAGTCCCGACGGTTTCCGGTAAAGTCAAGCTGAAGATTCCAGCCGGAACGCAAAACGGGGCGCGTTTCCGCCTGCGCGGAAAAGGCGTGCAAAATGTCCATGGATATGGCGTAGGCGATCAGCACATCACGATCAAAGTGAAAGTGCCGACGAAACTGAACGAAAAACAGAAGCAGTTGCTGCGCGAGTTTGCCGAAATTTCCGGAGATATCCCGGAAGAGCAAAGCAGTTCATTGTTCGACAAGATCAAAAGAACCATCAAAGGTGATTAA
- the prmA gene encoding 50S ribosomal protein L11 methyltransferase, which produces MKWSELSIHTTNEAIESISNILHEAGASGVVIEDSDDLTKDREDVFGEIYSLDPEDFPTEGVILKAYLPVNSFLGEAVEGIKLAINNLAEFNINVGRNVVTISEVNEEDWATSWKKYYHPVKISKRFTIVPTWETYHPVSSDELIIELDPGMAFGTGTHPTTVMSLQALEKHVKKGDTVIDVGTGSGVLAIGAALLEAGPVRALDLDEIAVKAAGLNVKLNKVQDRVHVFHGNLLDAIDDPADVVVANILAEIIMSFTDDAYHAVKPGGMYITSGIIVQKKNDVKQALEASGFVIEDIMMMEDWVTIISKKPL; this is translated from the coding sequence GTGAAATGGTCTGAGCTGTCGATTCATACAACGAACGAAGCGATTGAATCAATCTCCAATATCCTGCATGAAGCAGGGGCAAGCGGGGTCGTCATCGAGGATTCCGATGATTTGACGAAAGACCGGGAAGATGTGTTCGGCGAAATCTATTCACTCGACCCGGAGGATTTCCCGACAGAAGGCGTCATCCTGAAAGCCTATCTGCCGGTCAATAGCTTTCTCGGGGAAGCCGTGGAAGGCATCAAGCTGGCCATCAACAACCTTGCGGAATTCAATATCAATGTTGGGCGCAATGTCGTCACGATCAGCGAAGTTAATGAAGAAGACTGGGCGACGTCCTGGAAGAAGTATTACCATCCGGTAAAAATTTCCAAGAGGTTCACGATCGTGCCGACATGGGAAACCTATCATCCCGTTTCAAGCGATGAACTGATCATCGAACTCGATCCGGGCATGGCATTCGGGACGGGCACGCATCCGACGACCGTCATGAGCCTGCAGGCACTTGAAAAGCATGTGAAGAAGGGCGATACAGTGATTGATGTCGGGACCGGTTCGGGAGTGCTGGCCATCGGCGCCGCATTGCTTGAAGCAGGGCCGGTGAGGGCGCTGGACCTCGATGAAATCGCCGTGAAAGCCGCTGGGCTGAATGTCAAATTGAACAAAGTGCAAGACCGTGTCCATGTATTCCACGGCAATTTGCTGGATGCGATCGATGACCCGGCCGACGTGGTCGTGGCAAATATCCTCGCTGAAATCATCATGTCGTTTACAGATGATGCGTACCACGCAGTCAAGCCAGGCGGTATGTACATCACTTCAGGCATAATCGTCCAGAAGAAAAATGATGTGAAGCAAGCGCTCGAAGCTTCAGGGTTTGTCATAGAAGACATCATGATGATGGAAGATTGGGTAACGATCATTTCAAAAAAACCGCTATAA
- a CDS encoding 16S rRNA (uracil(1498)-N(3))-methyltransferase, whose amino-acid sequence MQRYFLEEKASVNNQLAITGEDAKHIAKVMRQSVGDQLIAVVSGKAHLAEITEIATDVQIRLIEELEDRSELPKKVTIACGLPKGDKLELITQKATELGMSALLPYSAERSIVKWDSAKSAKKIERLKKIAKEAAEQSHRSRIPDIHTVHSFKELVNAVKDYDAVIVAYEEEAKKGGGKRFAEILESLYDKDSILLVFGPEGGISEAEASVLKEAGALFTALGPRILRTETAPLYALSAISYEFE is encoded by the coding sequence ATGCAACGATATTTTTTGGAAGAGAAAGCTTCCGTCAATAACCAATTGGCGATTACAGGTGAGGACGCCAAGCACATCGCCAAAGTGATGCGTCAATCCGTAGGCGACCAGCTGATCGCTGTCGTTTCAGGGAAGGCCCATTTGGCTGAAATCACGGAAATTGCCACAGACGTCCAGATCAGGCTGATCGAAGAGCTTGAGGACCGCAGTGAGTTGCCGAAGAAAGTGACAATCGCATGCGGCCTTCCGAAAGGCGATAAGCTGGAACTGATCACACAAAAAGCGACAGAGCTCGGGATGAGTGCTTTATTGCCTTATTCTGCGGAGCGGTCGATCGTCAAATGGGACAGCGCCAAAAGCGCCAAGAAAATCGAGCGCTTGAAGAAAATCGCCAAGGAAGCGGCTGAGCAATCACATCGCAGCCGCATTCCTGACATACATACAGTGCACAGCTTCAAAGAACTTGTAAATGCGGTGAAGGATTACGACGCAGTCATCGTCGCCTATGAAGAAGAGGCGAAAAAGGGCGGCGGGAAGCGGTTTGCCGAAATTCTAGAATCGTTGTATGATAAAGACTCAATCTTGCTCGTTTTCGGGCCGGAAGGCGGCATTTCGGAAGCGGAAGCGTCGGTACTCAAAGAAGCAGGCGCATTGTTCACTGCGCTAGGCCCGCGCATTTTGCGCACCGAGACGGCGCCGCTTTATGCATTGTCTGCCATATCCTATGAATTTGAATGA
- the mtaB gene encoding tRNA (N(6)-L-threonylcarbamoyladenosine(37)-C(2))-methylthiotransferase MtaB, with product MSTVAFHTLGCKVNHYETEAIWQLFKEQGYERTDFERQSDVYVINTCTVTNTGDKKSRQVIRRAVRSNPDAVICVTGCYAQTSPAEIMAIPGVDIVVGTQDRTKLLQYIAQYRAERKPINAVGNIMKNRVYEELDVPAFTDRTRASLKIQEGCNNFCTFCIIPWARGLMRSRDPQEVIRQAQQLVDAGYQEIVLTGIHTGGYGEDLKDYNLAQLLRDLEQDVKGLKRLRISSIEASQLTDEVIAVLKQSEIVVRHLHIPIQSGSDTVLKRMRRKYTMAFFANRLERLRDALPDLAITSDVIVGFPGETEEEFMETFNFIRDHRFSELHVFPYSMRTGTPAARMDDQVDEAVKNERVHRLIELNDQLAKEYASRYEGELLEIIPEEESKDHPSGGMLVGYTDNYLKVAIPGDESLIGKIVKVKITKAGYPMNEGQFVRVMDSVPV from the coding sequence ATGTCAACAGTGGCATTTCATACTTTAGGTTGCAAAGTGAACCATTATGAAACCGAAGCGATTTGGCAATTATTCAAAGAACAGGGCTATGAGCGCACTGATTTTGAACGTCAATCCGACGTTTATGTCATCAATACCTGCACCGTCACCAACACGGGCGATAAAAAAAGCCGCCAAGTGATTCGCCGTGCAGTCCGCTCCAATCCAGATGCGGTCATTTGCGTCACGGGCTGCTATGCCCAGACTTCGCCTGCGGAAATCATGGCGATTCCGGGCGTCGATATTGTCGTGGGCACACAGGACCGGACGAAGCTCCTGCAATACATCGCGCAATACCGTGCCGAGCGTAAGCCGATCAATGCCGTGGGCAATATCATGAAGAACCGCGTATATGAAGAGTTGGATGTGCCCGCCTTTACAGACCGCACGCGTGCTTCGCTGAAAATCCAGGAAGGCTGCAATAATTTCTGCACGTTCTGCATCATTCCGTGGGCGAGGGGCTTGATGCGTTCGCGCGACCCACAGGAAGTGATCCGCCAGGCGCAGCAATTGGTCGATGCCGGTTATCAGGAAATCGTCTTGACCGGCATCCATACCGGAGGCTACGGGGAAGACCTGAAGGACTACAACCTGGCGCAGCTTCTTCGCGACTTGGAGCAGGACGTCAAAGGCTTGAAGCGACTGCGCATCTCATCCATCGAGGCGAGCCAGCTGACGGACGAAGTGATTGCCGTCTTGAAACAATCGGAAATTGTTGTGCGCCATCTCCACATACCGATCCAGTCGGGGTCCGACACGGTCTTGAAACGGATGCGCCGGAAGTACACGATGGCATTTTTCGCGAATCGCCTGGAGCGTTTGCGTGATGCCTTGCCGGATTTGGCGATCACTTCTGACGTCATCGTCGGTTTCCCGGGTGAGACGGAAGAGGAATTCATGGAGACTTTCAATTTCATCCGCGACCACAGGTTCTCGGAGCTGCATGTCTTCCCCTACTCGATGCGTACCGGCACGCCGGCAGCTCGCATGGATGACCAAGTCGATGAAGCGGTCAAGAACGAACGTGTCCACCGCCTGATCGAGTTGAACGATCAACTGGCGAAGGAATACGCCAGCCGTTACGAAGGCGAACTTTTGGAAATCATTCCGGAAGAAGAGTCGAAAGACCATCCGTCAGGCGGCATGCTTGTCGGCTATACGGATAATTACTTGAAAGTCGCCATCCCCGGCGATGAATCGTTGATCGGAAAAATTGTCAAGGTGAAAATCACCAAGGCAGGATACCCGATGAACGAAGGGCAGTTTGTCCGCGTGATGGACAGCGTGCCTGTCTAA
- the deoC gene encoding deoxyribose-phosphate aldolase — MTNIASLIDHTLLKAEATAPQIEQLCKEAAEYNFASVCVNPAWVALAAEHLEQSEVKVCTVIGFPLGASTSETKAFETKDAIEKGAGEIDMVLNIGALKSGQADLVKSDVEAVVNAAKGKAVVKVILETCLLTDEEIQLASRLSKEAGADFVKTSTGFSTGGATVEAVRLMRETVGPDLGVKASGGVRSLEDVEKMVEAGATRIGASSGVQIMQGLTSDNDY; from the coding sequence ATGACGAATATTGCATCTTTAATCGACCATACATTGCTAAAAGCGGAAGCTACAGCCCCGCAAATCGAACAGCTTTGCAAAGAAGCCGCAGAATATAATTTCGCCTCGGTTTGCGTTAACCCGGCATGGGTCGCGCTTGCAGCCGAACACCTTGAACAAAGCGAAGTGAAAGTGTGCACGGTCATCGGCTTCCCGCTCGGCGCATCGACTTCTGAAACGAAAGCCTTCGAAACGAAAGACGCCATTGAAAAAGGCGCTGGCGAAATCGATATGGTGCTGAACATCGGCGCGTTGAAAAGCGGCCAGGCAGACCTCGTGAAATCGGACGTCGAGGCGGTCGTGAATGCGGCGAAAGGGAAAGCGGTCGTTAAAGTCATCCTTGAAACGTGCTTGCTGACGGACGAGGAAATCCAGTTGGCCAGCCGCCTGTCAAAAGAAGCCGGAGCCGATTTCGTCAAAACATCCACTGGTTTCTCCACGGGCGGAGCGACTGTCGAAGCGGTCCGTTTGATGCGTGAAACGGTCGGTCCTGACTTGGGCGTTAAAGCTTCAGGTGGCGTCCGCAGCCTGGAAGACGTGGAGAAAATGGTCGAAGCCGGAGCGACGCGCATCGGCGCAAGTTCAGGCGTCCAGATCATGCAGGGCCTCACTTCAGACAACGATTATTAA
- the rpsU gene encoding 30S ribosomal protein S21 — translation MSKTTVRKNESIEDALRRFKRTVSKSGTMQEVRKREYYDKPSVKRKLKSEAARKRKF, via the coding sequence ATGTCAAAAACTACAGTTCGTAAAAACGAATCAATTGAAGATGCTCTTCGCCGCTTCAAACGCACTGTTTCGAAGTCCGGAACAATGCAAGAGGTAAGAAAGCGCGAGTATTATGATAAGCCGAGCGTGAAACGTAAATTGAAATCAGAAGCTGCGCGTAAACGTAAATTTTAA